The following DNA comes from Methanobrevibacter olleyae.
ATTTGAAAAAATCTTCTATTTTAGCCCTTATTGGTTTAAATTTTTCCCAGGAATCTAATTTTTTCAATAATTCCATTTTTAATCTGTTGTATAATCTTTTTTCTTTTATTATTTTCTTTGTTTACGTTAAATACAGCTAATGGATAGGTTAAAATATTATCTAATCTTTTTTTGTTGAATTTTTCTAAATTAGGGTTTTTAAACATCAATTATTGTATTTTTTCATGCTAAAAAGAGTTTGAATAAAAAATATTAAAAGATTATATGGGGGGAGAAATATAAGCTTTCTAAAAGGGAGGAATATAAAAGAATGTGAAGATCAATTAAAAAATGGTTAAAGATTTATTTTGATTTAAATGTATTATTTATGAAGTTGAAAGAGAGTTACAAAGGTTTAATTTATCGTAAAAAAATGAATTTCATAATGTTATTTATGAAATTATAAGAAAATTTATTGTTTCTAGGTATAAAAGCTTTATTTATCATTTAAAAGATAAGAAAATTGAGAGAACAAATAATAAGCTTGAAAATGCTTTTTAAGAAACTATACCTAAATCAAGAAAAAGAACTTTTAAGACTATTCATGGTGTTTTAAAGAGAATTTATTCCAGAGATTTGATTTTGAATGAAAATCGAAAACTTAATCAAGTTCATCAACAAAGTTTTTGAAAGAGCCTTAAAAATAGGAGGTTGTAAAATTTTATAGGCTTATTTTATTTTTATGTTTTAATTACTTGATTTTTATAATACTTAACGTTATTAAACATAAAGTAGCGAAAGGTTTATATAAATATAAATATATATAATATTATGATTTGAACAAATTATATCTTTTTAAATAAAAGATATTTTTTTGTTTAAGTCTAATATTATAATAGGTTAATATTAAATTAACACATGTTATAATTTGAAATCTTCTCCATTTGAATTTAAATGATTAAATATATTTTACTAAAAATATAGTTTATCATGAAATTCAATATAAGTTTAGAGGAATATATTTATTATATATTTGAATATAAACCAGTTTAAATGAACTAGATTTATTTTAAATCTAGGAAATTTAGACTAAATTGTAGTGATTTATTTAAATATTAAATATATATTAGATTCCTATCTAAAAAAAATAAGGAGTTTTAAAAAAATGAAGAAAAAGATAATTATATTACTATTAATATTTTCATTATTTTTAACTATTTCTTCAGTATCTGCATTAGACACAGATGATAATGTGATAATGGGAGAGAAAGATTTAAATTCTATGGATACTACTAGTAATACAGATAACAGTGTTAGTGTTGATGAATACAATAAAGATACTAATATAGGTGAAAAATCCACAGATATTAAGGAAAATACCCTCTGTAGTAATTCTGATGAAACAATCACTTCCAAAAATATTGTAGACAATTCAACAAACACTAATGAAAATAGTATTAAAAGTAAATCAAATTCAAACCCGTTAAGAGAAGGTCCATCAAGAGGAGGTAATATAATTTATATTAGCTCTAACGGTACAGGTACTGGTTCTTCTAGTGATGATCCAACAAACTGGACTACTGGATACACCGCTGCTACAGCAGATGATACAATTTGTTTCCTTGATGGAACTTATAATCTTGTAAATATAACTTTAGGTAAAAATTTAGTTTTACAAGCTTTAAATAAAGGAAATGCAATAATAGATGCAAATGGAGCAGGTTATATCTTTTCCATTAGTTATAACAAGAATATAACTATAAATGGTTTAACATTTATAAATGGAAAAACCACCAGAAGTGGAGGAGCAATATCATTTAACTCTGGAAATCTGATTATAATTAACAGTACATTTAATAATAACAGTGCAACTTCCTACGGTGGAGCATTATATGTTAGAAATGGAAATTTAACTATAATTAACAGTACATTTAATAATAATAATGCAAATTCTTCTGGTGGAGCATTTTATTCTTCAGAAAATGCTAATATTAGTAATTCTAATTTCACCAATAATAGTGCAGATGGTTCAGGTGGAACTATAAGAGCTTATGGTAATTTAACCATATCTGATTCTACTTTTACTAACAGCACTTCTAAAAATGGCCAAGGTGGAGTAATATATGCTCCAAACGCTACTGTAAATAATTCAGTTTTTGTTAATAATACTTCAAAAAATGGTGGTGGAGCAATATACACCAATACGGAATATTCAATTAATAATTCAGTATTTGTTAATAATTCTGCTACTAACGGTGATGGTGGAGCAGTTGGATCATATGATGCAGGTGTTATAAATAATTCTAACTTCACTGATAACTCTGCTAAAAGAAGTGGTGGAGCTGCATATGCTAGAGATAATATTGTAATTGAAAATTCAAATTTCATAAACAATAAGGCATCTGATGAAGGTGGAGCAGTACGTGCACAATCAGAAGTTAATATTACTAACTCTAATTTCACAAACAATACTTCTAACAGACATGGTGGAGCAGCATTTTCTAATAAAAATATCACTGTTAACAATTCAACTTTCACCAATAACTCTGCTAACGAAAATGGTGGAGCAGTATATGGTGCTGATGCTAAAATTGACAATTCCGATTTCACCAACAATCATGCAACTGATATTGGTGGGGCAGTATATGCTACTGGTGAAAGCACTGTTAATAATTCTAATTTCACCAACAACAGTGCAGAATATGGTGGAGGAATACATTCTTCAGAATTAAATTCTAAGAATAATAACTTCATCAACAATAGTGTAATTTATTATGGTGGTGGAGTTTATGCGGATGTGTTAAATTCAGAAAATGATAACTTTATCAATAATATTGCAGAATACGTTGGTGGTGGAGCTTTTGTTGCATCTAATGCTGATGTAAATGAATCAACCTTTGATTCTAACACTGCAGTAAATGGTGGGGGATTATTTAGTTTTGGAAATTCTACTGTTAATAATTCTAATTTCATTAAAAACAATGCTTATGATGGATCTGCAATAATTAGTGGAAATTTAGTTTTAAACAACAGTAATCTAGAAAACAACACATCTAGAGGTTATGGAATTATCTATGCTGAAAATGCTACTATTGAAAATAATAATTTTAAAGATAATACTGCATTAGAAGATAAACAAATTTATGTATTGAATGAATTAAATCAAAAGAATAATACTTTAAGCCCTAATCAAATAGAAGATATTAACACTACCACAATAAACGTGGAAAATGTTAATAAAACTACTTATTTGCTTGATTTAGAAGATGGTTTAAAAGGATATTGTTTACAAAGAACATTAAACTTCCCTGATTATGTGTATTTATTAAATAATCTTAGTTTAGCACGTAACCAATTAACTGGTGAAGATGTTAGTGAATACTTAAAGATTTTAATTTATAAATATTATTTCTCAGATGAAAAAGACAATATAACTTTCAGTTTATGGGACTTTACAGACCGTGATTTTAGAAATAGTGATAACAATTTAACTAAAGAAGTAATTGCATTGTATAATTCTGGATTCCGTGTACCGAATTATAATGCTAGTTTAATATTAGCTAATGGTACTCAGGTATTATTTGATTTTTATAGTGCAGGAAGTTCAACAACTCAAAATTTATTCCTATTTAATGTTACATATATGGGAACTAATTATGATATGAAAGTTGAAAAAATTACTTTAAATAAAACTGTTATAAATGGAGAAAAAGTGGAATTCATAATTAGAGTAACAAATATGGGTGATACAATCCTTCATGGTGTTACTGTATTTGAAAAAAGTTATGATGGTTTAATTTATGATTCTTATATTGATGAAGGAAATAAATGGAATTATAATAATGGTAAATGGGTTTACAAAAATCAATTGAATATTAATGAATCTGCAGAATTTACTGTAGTTTTTAATACAGTTAAATCTGGTAACTTTACTAATGTTATAGTTTCTTCATCTAATGAGACTGATAATAAAACTACTAATAACACTACTTCAGTTTACACTCCAAAGATGACTATTGTAAAAATTTCAAATAATAAAACTGTTAAAGTTGGTGAAACTGTTAGTTTTACTATTATCTTAACTAATACTGGTGATTGTAATTTAACTGGTGTTTATATTAAGGATAATAAATATTCTAAGGGTTTAGTTTATTTGTCTTACATAGATAAAAATAATGAATGGACTTTTGATGGAATAAATAAATGGACATATAAAGGAGTATTGGCTCCTGGAGAATCTGTAAGTTTAGATATTCTATTTAATACAACTAGTACTGGTATAAAAGTTAATACTGCTATTGCAGGAAATAATATAACTAATGAAACTGTTAATAGTACAAATGAAACTAATGTAACTAATAACACTAGTGTAACTAATAAAACAAATAATGTAACTAATGGTACTAATAAAACAAAAACTGATAATAATACAGGTATCAATAAAGAACCTGTTGCTAAAACAGTTTTAACTAATCCAA
Coding sequences within:
- a CDS encoding DUF11 domain-containing protein, with protein sequence MKKKIIILLLIFSLFLTISSVSALDTDDNVIMGEKDLNSMDTTSNTDNSVSVDEYNKDTNIGEKSTDIKENTLCSNSDETITSKNIVDNSTNTNENSIKSKSNSNPLREGPSRGGNIIYISSNGTGTGSSSDDPTNWTTGYTAATADDTICFLDGTYNLVNITLGKNLVLQALNKGNAIIDANGAGYIFSISYNKNITINGLTFINGKTTRSGGAISFNSGNLIIINSTFNNNSATSYGGALYVRNGNLTIINSTFNNNNANSSGGAFYSSENANISNSNFTNNSADGSGGTIRAYGNLTISDSTFTNSTSKNGQGGVIYAPNATVNNSVFVNNTSKNGGGAIYTNTEYSINNSVFVNNSATNGDGGAVGSYDAGVINNSNFTDNSAKRSGGAAYARDNIVIENSNFINNKASDEGGAVRAQSEVNITNSNFTNNTSNRHGGAAFSNKNITVNNSTFTNNSANENGGAVYGADAKIDNSDFTNNHATDIGGAVYATGESTVNNSNFTNNSAEYGGGIHSSELNSKNNNFINNSVIYYGGGVYADVLNSENDNFINNIAEYVGGGAFVASNADVNESTFDSNTAVNGGGLFSFGNSTVNNSNFIKNNAYDGSAIISGNLVLNNSNLENNTSRGYGIIYAENATIENNNFKDNTALEDKQIYVLNELNQKNNTLSPNQIEDINTTTINVENVNKTTYLLDLEDGLKGYCLQRTLNFPDYVYLLNNLSLARNQLTGEDVSEYLKILIYKYYFSDEKDNITFSLWDFTDRDFRNSDNNLTKEVIALYNSGFRVPNYNASLILANGTQVLFDFYSAGSSTTQNLFLFNVTYMGTNYDMKVEKITLNKTVINGEKVEFIIRVTNMGDTILHGVTVFEKSYDGLIYDSYIDEGNKWNYNNGKWVYKNQLNINESAEFTVVFNTVKSGNFTNVIVSSSNETDNKTTNNTTSVYTPKMTIVKISNNKTVKVGETVSFTIILTNTGDCNLTGVYIKDNKYSKGLVYLSYIDKNNEWTFDGINKWTYKGVLAPGESVSLDILFNTTSTGIKVNTAIAGNNITNETVNSTNETNVTNNTSVTNKTNNVTNGTNKTKTDNNTGINKEPVAKTVLTNPSSPKAGNPLVVLFLSLILVLVPFRKR